In Mycobacteriales bacterium, the genomic stretch GGGCCCATCCGGCAGTTCTTCTCGGTCACCCTCCCCATGCTGTCGCCGGTGGTCTTCTTCGGGACCCTCCTGACGCTCATCACGTCGTTCCAGGTGTTCACCCAGGCATACATCCTCACCTCCGGCGGCCCGGGAGACTCCTCGACGACGCTGGTTCTGGAGATCTACCAGGAGGCATTCAAATACTTCCGGCTCGGCTATGCGTCGGCGATCGCCTGGCTGCTGTTCATCCTCATCCTCATCGTCACCGGCGTCTTCCACCTTCTGCAGAAGCGCTGGGTCTTCTACGAAGGAGACGTGCGGTCCTGACATGGCTATGGTCCAAGCGCGCAAGAGACGCCCGGAGCAATGGCTGCTGCGGCTCACCGGTCAGGTGGCGCTGAACGTCGGTCTTTACGCAGCCGCGGCCCTCTGCCTCTTCCCTTTCCTGTGGATGATCTCGACGGCGTTGAAGCCGGAGGACAACGCGCTCACCAACAACTTCTTCGTCGGCTACACGCTGACGTGGAGCAACTTCGCGACCGCCTGGGACTTTTTCCCGTTCGGGCGCTTCATGCTCAACAGCGCGATCATGTCCATCGGCGGGGTGATCGTCGTGATCGTCGTCTCCACCACCGGTGGCTACGCCTTTGCACGGCTGGCGTTCCCGGGACGGGACAGGATATTCCTGGCCTATATCGCCACGCTGCTGGTGCCCGCCACCGTGACGGTGATCCCGCTCTTCCTGATCTCCCGCTACCTCAATATCTACGACAGCTACCTTGGCCTGATCCTGCCCATCTCGTTCAGCGCCTTCGGCACCTTCCTGCTCCGGCAGTTCTTCCGCACTCTGCCGGAAGAGCTCAGCGACTCGGCAAAGATCGACGGTGCCGGCGAGTTCCGAATCTTCCTCACCATCATGATGCCGCTCGTCAGGCCGGCGGTGGCTGTGCTCGCGGTGTTCACCTTCATCTCCGACTGGGGCAACTTCCTCTGGCCGCTGATCGTCACGCAGAGCCAGAATATGTCAACGCTCGAGCTCGGGCTCAGCACGTTCCAGGGTGAATTCGGAAACTACTGGAGTTACATGATGGCGGCATCGACGATTGCGATCCTGCCGACCGTCATCCTCGTGATCCTGCTCCAGAAGTACCTCGTGAAGGGGTTGGCCTTCACCTCGTTCGGGGGTCGCTGACCAGTCGGCCCGCCGGGATGACCGATCAGCTCCGGGCGCGGCCCTTGGTCGTCTTCGCCCGTCCGGCCTTCTTGGGAGATGCCTTGCGGGGCGACTTCTTGCTCGGAGACTTGGTGGGTGATTTGACGGCCGGGGCATCCGTCCACTTCATCTCGATCTCGAGCTCCGTCTCGTTGCCGTCCACCTCCAGCTCGAACTCCCACTCGAGGTGGTCGGCGACGACGTACTGGATCGAGTCCCCGTCGAAGTCCATCTCGGACTTCGACCCTTCAGTGAGTGCCTTGCCCAGCGCGATGAGACGCCGGCCGGCTTCCGCTCTCGACAACCGGACCTTCCTCTTGATCTCCACGTCGGGCATCGGCGTTCCTTCCGGGTCAGTACCGAGCGGTCGGTTCGCTTCCGGAGCCGTAGTTTCCGGGGTAGGTCACGATCGGTCCGGACCGCGCGATGATTTGGTGCGGCTGGCAGGCCATCACGAGCAGCACGATCCACCCGATGAAGGTCCAGCCGAGGAGCAGGGTCAGCAGACCGAGTAGCCCGGAGTTGGACTTTCCGCGGGTCGCCGCGATCGCCCACGGCAGGAAATAGAGCAACGTGAGGACGGTGAAGACCCAGGCGAAGACGGCTTGCACCGACTTGTCGGACCGGTCGGTGAGATAGCCGGGCCCGTACATCTGCGGCTGGTACGACGCCTGCTGCTGGGGCTGCGGAGCCGACGGGTACGACGCCTGCGGAGCCGGCTGCGGCTGGGGCTGGGGAGCGGGCTCGGGCGCGGCCTCGGGCGTGACCCAGTCGGTGCCGGTCCAGCGCACCCACTGCTCGCCGTTCCAGCCCTCCCAGTGATCACCGGTCCACCGGGTGTTCGTGCCTTCCGAGGTCATGATCCGCCTCCCCGTCCCAGCTGAACGGTACGCCGTAGGACGGCCCGGGCGGACCGCCTCGACATCATCGTGAGACGGTCGCAAGACGGCGGCGCTCGAACGGACTTCGGACGAGGTGGGCGAGTCGAGGGATGGCATGTTCTGGCTGTGAATCCGGTGTCCAGCGGCGGTCACGGCCACTGTCGAGAGCCGGGCCGACGGCACCGCCGACGTACGCATTCGGCCGCTATCCCGAGAATGACGAAAGGCGTAAGGTCAATCCAGGTTGGGCCGACAGCCGCAAGGTTCAGTCCGCCGCCCGGCCGATGGCACCTCACCGCCTCGGGCCATATGCCCCGGCCTTGTCAGGTGTCTGTCATGAACCCCACCGAAGTCTCCCGTGACCCGGATCGTGGACCCGTCGATTCGGTCCATCTGCGGTTGTCGACCTATCGCCACCGTGGTGAGGCACGTCTCGACGTCGCCGGCGAGCTGGACGTAGCCAGCGCCCCGACGCTCGCAGCGACGATCTGCCGGATATCACGGAAGCCGCACCAAACCGTCCTGGTCGATCTGGGAGCCCTCACGTTCTGCGACTGCGCCGGGCTCGGTGTACTGCTCGAGCAGCACCTCCAACTCCGCGAGGTCGGCAGCACGCTGGTTCTGCTGAACCCCTCACCCGCGGTCCGGCGACTGCTCGCCCTCACCGGGGTCGACCAGCACCTCGACATTCGCGGTCCCCATCCCGCCGGGCCGAGGTCGTCCGGTCCGCGGAAGGGCCCGAACGACCGCACCCGACTCAGTCAGGGTCCATCCAGCTAAGACAACGAACGTTCGTCTTGACAAAGCCGCAACCACTGCGCAGGGTGAGTACCAAGAACGCTCATTCTGTTTTGGAGGTCGGTGTCGTGGCGAGCCACGCGCTCAGTGGTCATCCGCCGTGGCGGCAGTTGCTCGTCGCGGCCGTGGTCCTGCCGGTCGTGGTGGTGGCTGCGGTCCTTGCATTCGCGTGGCCAGTGGCGCGTATCGCGCCGCGTGATCTTCCGGTCGGGATCGTGGGGACGAGCCCGGCCAGTCAACAGGTCGTCGAGGGGCTGGACCGGGCCCAGCGGGGCGGGTTCGATTTCCGTCTCTATCCCGACGATGCTGCCGCCCGGTCGGCGATCGCGGACCGGGACGTCTATGGCGCCTTCGTCGCGACAGGGGGCAGCTTCACGGTGCTCGAGGCGAGTGCGGCGGGCCCAGCGGTGGCCCAGTTGCTGACCGCGGTGGGCCAGAAGCTCGCTGTTCAGGTCGGGGCCCACGCGGCTGCATCGGGCAAAGGCCATGGTGCTGCGCCGCTGAAGACGGTGGACGTGGTGGCCACGTCGTCCGCCGATCCCCGGGGCCTGGTGCTGAGCTCGGCGCTACTGCCGTTGACGATCTGCAGCATTCTGCTGGCCGTCGCTGTCGCCCTGGTGATCGGCTTCCGGCCGGCCTGGCGGCAAGCGCTCGCACTCGCCGTGGTCACGGGCGTCGCCGGCCTCGGTGCGTACCTCATCGCACAGCCGTTCCTGGGGGCCTTGCCCCATCAGCACGTGGCGACGTGGGGAGCCCTCGTGCTGACCCTGCTCGCGATCAGCACGACGACTGCCGGGCTGATCGCACTAGCCGGCGTCGGCGGCCTGGCGCTGTGTGCCGCACTCATGGTCTTCGTCGGCAATCCGTTCTCCGGTGTCACATCCGCCCCCGAGCTGCTACCTGACGCGGTGCACCACATCGGACAGTGGCTGCCGCCGGGCGCCGGCGCGAACCTGCTGCGCAGTACGGCCTACTTCAACGGCAACGGCGCAGCCGGGCACCTCACCATCCTGGTGCTGTGGACGGCATTCGGACTCGGCGCCATCGTGATCGGTCACCACACCTCGATTGGCTTCGCCAGGGCTCGCTGAGGCCGCTCGCTACGGCCAGAGTGCCGCGACTGCTTCGGGCATCCCGGCCACATCGTCGGTGCCGAACAGCGCCAGTTGAAGAATGACGCCGGGCACGATCGCGATCAACAGCTTCGCCACTGCATCCGCGGACGCGTCCTTCGGCAGGCCGCCGGCAGCTTGGTAACTGCGGACCGCCTCGGCGAGATCGGCGCGCATCTGAATCAGGCTCTCGTTGAAGGTCCC encodes the following:
- a CDS encoding sugar ABC transporter permease — protein: GPIRQFFSVTLPMLSPVVFFGTLLTLITSFQVFTQAYILTSGGPGDSSTTLVLEIYQEAFKYFRLGYASAIAWLLFILILIVTGVFHLLQKRWVFYEGDVRS
- a CDS encoding carbohydrate ABC transporter permease, which produces MAMVQARKRRPEQWLLRLTGQVALNVGLYAAAALCLFPFLWMISTALKPEDNALTNNFFVGYTLTWSNFATAWDFFPFGRFMLNSAIMSIGGVIVVIVVSTTGGYAFARLAFPGRDRIFLAYIATLLVPATVTVIPLFLISRYLNIYDSYLGLILPISFSAFGTFLLRQFFRTLPEELSDSAKIDGAGEFRIFLTIMMPLVRPAVAVLAVFTFISDWGNFLWPLIVTQSQNMSTLELGLSTFQGEFGNYWSYMMAASTIAILPTVILVILLQKYLVKGLAFTSFGGR
- a CDS encoding amphi-Trp domain-containing protein, translated to MPDVEIKRKVRLSRAEAGRRLIALGKALTEGSKSEMDFDGDSIQYVVADHLEWEFELEVDGNETELEIEMKWTDAPAVKSPTKSPSKKSPRKASPKKAGRAKTTKGRARS
- a CDS encoding superinfection immunity protein; this translates as MTSEGTNTRWTGDHWEGWNGEQWVRWTGTDWVTPEAAPEPAPQPQPQPAPQASYPSAPQPQQQASYQPQMYGPGYLTDRSDKSVQAVFAWVFTVLTLLYFLPWAIAATRGKSNSGLLGLLTLLLGWTFIGWIVLLVMACQPHQIIARSGPIVTYPGNYGSGSEPTARY
- a CDS encoding STAS domain-containing protein, which encodes MNPTEVSRDPDRGPVDSVHLRLSTYRHRGEARLDVAGELDVASAPTLAATICRISRKPHQTVLVDLGALTFCDCAGLGVLLEQHLQLREVGSTLVLLNPSPAVRRLLALTGVDQHLDIRGPHPAGPRSSGPRKGPNDRTRLSQGPSS
- a CDS encoding ABC transporter permease gives rise to the protein MASHALSGHPPWRQLLVAAVVLPVVVVAAVLAFAWPVARIAPRDLPVGIVGTSPASQQVVEGLDRAQRGGFDFRLYPDDAAARSAIADRDVYGAFVATGGSFTVLEASAAGPAVAQLLTAVGQKLAVQVGAHAAASGKGHGAAPLKTVDVVATSSADPRGLVLSSALLPLTICSILLAVAVALVIGFRPAWRQALALAVVTGVAGLGAYLIAQPFLGALPHQHVATWGALVLTLLAISTTTAGLIALAGVGGLALCAALMVFVGNPFSGVTSAPELLPDAVHHIGQWLPPGAGANLLRSTAYFNGNGAAGHLTILVLWTAFGLGAIVIGHHTSIGFARAR